The following DNA comes from Rhinatrema bivittatum chromosome 17, aRhiBiv1.1, whole genome shotgun sequence.
atacaaaaagcTTTAATTAATTTTTCTGCAGCAATGTTTAGTCAAAGAGACCAAATCCCATGTCGTCATCGGATTCCTCAGACTCTTCCTTCTCTACGGTCTTCTCCTCAGCTGCAAAGGGTTAAAGGAGGACAGGAGTCAGCCACTTGCCATTACAAACACCGAAATAAGAGCTACAAAGGGGGGGACCATGGCAGGAAGGCAACACTGCAGAGGTCAGTATCTGGTCCTCCTGTCTAGTGGGCTCTGAGCGCATCAGAGGCAATGCATTCGGAAAGAAAGCAGCGGGTACCAGAGAGCAGCAAAACGGTGACAGGGAACACAAGCCAGCAGTATGAACTTTAATATATATTCAGTATGGAAAGGGCTCTCCATAGCCCTGCACAGACTCGGGGCTATTGCCGCCTTGTCACGGACATGCGCTGCTGTTCCCAATAGGCTGATGAAGACCAGCAGTATCACCTCCTTCCATGGGTTTCTGTCACTCTTTCACCAGACAAGGCCAAAAACCTTTAGTACAGCTCAGGATGTTAGACTTAATCCCACACGCATGGGGCAGGAAAACGGTTCTGCTGAGGATATCCCGGATATCCAGCAAGTTAGCGGTGCCTGGCTGCCTGATAGAATGCAGAACAATGCTCTTAATGCAATGTACTTTATGTAAAACAAAGTAATCTATGCacaatttatttttgtaataaactacctcccttccccccaaaagGTTTATTGCACCTATCTCTGCGAAGCTCAAATACAGACCCTTACTTTACGGCTACAGTCTGTGCTGCACAAATACAGTCAATGATCCCCAGCAGCTTACAGCATGGGAAATACGACTGCACAAACCCCTGCTAGGAGTATAACAGGTAGGGATCAGGGGATGCAAAGACTATTTCAAGGCTTGCAGTTCGAGCCAAGGTCTCGAAGACAGCAGCAACCTCTGGAAGGATCTGGTCTGGACACAGCACTGGGCTGCCAGTCACATACtcaccagcagcagaagctgCCCCTGCAGCAGGGGCAGCAGAACCAGTACCAGCCGAGACTGCCACGGCACCACCAGCAGGCACGCAGGCAAGCTTTCCATTCCCTGCAAGATACGAAGGAGGAGCGAGAGTAAGAATGTCCACATCACCAGTGGTCTCTAGCGTCAGGCAGCAAGCTGCATGAAACTTCAGATTCACCCATCACGTACTTCCCAGCAGGGCGCCAATACATGCTGTGTTATATGGCTCTGTGCATCATTGCTCTTATGCAATAAGCAACTGCC
Coding sequences within:
- the RPLP2 gene encoding 60S acidic ribosomal protein P2, which produces MRYIGAYLLAVLGGNESPNSKDLKKILDSVGIETEEKNISKVISELNGKNIEEVIAQGNGKLACVPAGGAVAVSAGTGSAAPAAGAASAAAEEKTVEKEESEESDDDMGFGLFD